Proteins from one Sphingopyxis terrae subsp. terrae NBRC 15098 genomic window:
- a CDS encoding MOSC domain-containing protein, whose translation MRYTIDALLTGKARRFGAKGEPSAIDKRAVEGRRVVDALGIAGDEQADLSVHGGPDKAIHHYPRDHYGWWAETIGDHALLQDAGAFGENISTSGLTESAACIGDRYRLGSALVEISQGRQPCWKLGHRFGIATLPATVVSSRRGGWYYRVIEDGAVGAGDALELMERPLPDWSVERVFHLLIGGAGKREPAALRALAAMDLLAANWRARADKLLG comes from the coding sequence ATGCGCTACACGATCGACGCCCTGTTGACCGGCAAGGCCCGCCGCTTCGGCGCGAAGGGCGAGCCGAGCGCGATCGACAAGCGCGCGGTCGAAGGCCGGCGCGTGGTCGACGCGCTGGGCATCGCGGGCGACGAGCAGGCCGACCTTTCGGTCCATGGCGGCCCCGACAAGGCGATCCACCATTATCCGCGCGATCATTATGGCTGGTGGGCCGAGACGATCGGCGACCATGCGCTGTTGCAGGACGCCGGCGCGTTCGGCGAGAATATCTCGACATCGGGCCTGACCGAGAGCGCGGCGTGCATCGGCGACCGCTATCGCCTGGGCAGCGCGCTGGTCGAGATCAGCCAGGGCCGCCAGCCGTGCTGGAAGCTCGGCCACCGGTTCGGCATCGCGACGCTGCCTGCCACCGTCGTCAGCTCTCGCCGCGGCGGCTGGTATTACCGTGTCATCGAGGATGGTGCGGTCGGCGCAGGCGACGCATTGGAGCTGATGGAGCGTCCGCTGCCCGACTGGAGCGTCGAGCGCGTCTTTCACCTGCTGATCGGCGGGGCGGGCAAGCGCGAACCGGCGGCGCTGCGCGCGCTCGCCGCGATGGACCTGCTCGCCGCCAACTGGCGCGCCCGCGCCGACAAGCTGCTGGGTTAG
- the rlmN gene encoding 23S rRNA (adenine(2503)-C(2))-methyltransferase RlmN has product MQIPGHIDPVTTGTVPLRGGNRVDLVGLTREGIRSALEDAGLDAKAAKLRSKQIWHWIYHRGVTEFDAMTDIAKAMRPWLTERFIVGRPTVVTAQVSTDGTRKWLLAAADGQEYEMVFIPDADRGTLCVSSQVGCTLNCRFCHTGTMRLVRNLSAGEIVGQVLLARDALGEWPKGTMASTADVDDEDDDAGHYTADGRMLTNIVMMGMGEPLYNFDEVKGALKIVMDGDGLALSKRRITLSTSGVVPMMARAGEEIGVNLAVSLHAVNKEIRDEIVPLNRKYGIEELLAACAAYPGANNARRITFEYVMLKDKNDSDVDARELVRLIKQYRLPAKVNLIPFNPWPGAIYECSSPERVRAFSNIIFESGISAPIRTPRGRDIMAACGQLKSAATKPSRAELDRIAEEKQAALG; this is encoded by the coding sequence ATGCAGATCCCCGGCCACATCGATCCCGTTACGACGGGCACCGTTCCCCTGCGCGGCGGCAACCGCGTCGACCTTGTCGGATTGACGCGCGAGGGCATCCGTTCCGCGCTCGAGGACGCGGGGCTCGACGCTAAGGCGGCGAAGCTGCGCTCCAAGCAGATCTGGCACTGGATCTATCATCGCGGCGTCACCGAATTCGACGCGATGACCGATATCGCCAAGGCGATGCGCCCCTGGCTCACCGAACGCTTCATCGTTGGCCGCCCGACGGTCGTTACCGCGCAGGTTTCGACCGACGGCACGCGCAAATGGCTGCTCGCGGCGGCGGACGGCCAGGAATATGAAATGGTGTTCATTCCCGATGCCGATCGGGGAACGCTGTGCGTGTCCAGCCAGGTCGGCTGCACCCTGAACTGCCGTTTCTGCCACACCGGTACGATGCGGCTCGTCCGCAACCTGTCCGCCGGCGAGATCGTCGGCCAGGTCCTGCTCGCGCGCGATGCGCTGGGCGAATGGCCGAAGGGCACGATGGCATCGACCGCCGATGTCGACGACGAGGATGACGACGCGGGCCATTATACCGCGGACGGCCGCATGTTGACCAATATCGTGATGATGGGGATGGGCGAGCCGCTCTACAATTTCGACGAGGTCAAGGGCGCGCTGAAGATCGTGATGGACGGCGACGGGCTGGCGCTGTCGAAGCGGCGCATCACCCTGTCGACGAGCGGCGTGGTGCCGATGATGGCGCGCGCGGGCGAGGAAATCGGGGTCAACCTCGCCGTCTCGCTCCACGCGGTGAACAAGGAAATCCGCGACGAGATCGTGCCGCTCAACCGCAAATACGGCATCGAGGAGCTGCTCGCCGCCTGCGCCGCCTACCCCGGCGCGAACAATGCGCGGCGCATCACCTTCGAATATGTGATGCTGAAGGACAAGAATGACAGCGACGTCGACGCGCGCGAGCTGGTGCGGCTGATCAAGCAGTACAGGCTACCGGCGAAGGTCAACCTGATCCCGTTCAACCCCTGGCCCGGCGCGATCTATGAATGCTCGTCGCCCGAGCGGGTGCGCGCGTTCAGCAACATCATCTTCGAAAGCGGAATTTCGGCGCCGATTCGCACCCCGCGCGGGCGCGACATCATGGCGGCGTGCGGCCAGCTCAAGAGCGCGGCGACCAAACCCTCGCGCGCCGAACTCGACCGTATCGCCGAAGAAAAGCAGGCGGCGCTGGGCTAA
- a CDS encoding outer membrane protein: MKKFAVAAALLSAVVATPALAQNGEGHVEVRGGYITGSGLDDATLGVAGGYDYNLGDKAFAGVEIAGDKVLIDGAKVQFSSGARLGANLGTNGKLYATGGYTFGQIDDPYVGAGYQHKLTQNVYGKVEYRHQFINNFDDTDAFAVGVGFAF; encoded by the coding sequence ATGAAGAAGTTCGCAGTTGCTGCCGCTCTCCTCTCGGCTGTCGTTGCCACGCCTGCCCTCGCCCAGAACGGCGAAGGTCATGTCGAAGTGCGCGGCGGTTACATCACCGGCAGCGGCCTGGACGACGCCACCCTGGGCGTTGCGGGCGGCTATGATTACAACCTGGGCGACAAGGCTTTTGCCGGCGTCGAAATCGCGGGCGACAAGGTGCTGATCGACGGCGCCAAGGTCCAGTTCTCGTCGGGTGCGCGCCTGGGCGCCAACCTCGGCACGAACGGCAAGCTCTACGCGACCGGCGGCTACACCTTCGGCCAGATCGACGATCCCTATGTTGGCGCCGGTTATCAGCACAAGCTGACCCAGAACGTCTATGGCAAGGTCGAATATCGCCACCAGTTCATCAACAACTTCGACGACACCGACGCGTTCGCGGTCGGCGTCGGCTTCGCTTTCTGA
- a CDS encoding ABC transporter ATP-binding protein, with protein MAIAAHNVTLTLGSDKAPVEILRGVDLEVAAGTSVALLGPSGSGKSSLMAVLAGLERARGGTVMVAGLDFATMDEDALARARRGRIGIVLQAFHLLPTMTALENVAVPLELAGIDDPFGRAARELEAVGLGHRMTHYPAQLSGGEQQRVAIARAMASEPQIIFADEPTGNLDTATGHAIIELIFARRAALGATLLIITHDPELADHCDRVVVMHDGRIEERAA; from the coding sequence ATGGCGATTGCCGCCCATAATGTGACGCTGACGCTGGGGAGCGACAAGGCCCCCGTCGAAATTTTGCGCGGCGTCGATCTGGAGGTTGCGGCCGGCACCTCGGTCGCGCTGCTCGGTCCGTCGGGATCGGGCAAGAGTTCGCTGATGGCGGTGCTCGCCGGGCTGGAACGCGCACGCGGCGGAACGGTCATGGTCGCGGGGCTCGATTTTGCGACGATGGACGAGGATGCGCTGGCGCGCGCGCGGCGCGGGCGGATCGGTATCGTCCTGCAAGCCTTTCACCTTTTGCCGACGATGACTGCGCTCGAAAATGTCGCCGTGCCGCTGGAGCTGGCAGGGATCGACGACCCGTTCGGGCGCGCCGCGCGCGAGCTGGAGGCGGTCGGGCTCGGCCACCGGATGACTCATTATCCCGCGCAGCTTTCGGGCGGCGAGCAGCAGCGCGTCGCGATCGCGCGCGCGATGGCGAGCGAGCCGCAGATCATCTTCGCCGACGAACCCACCGGCAATCTCGACACCGCCACCGGTCATGCGATCATCGAACTGATCTTCGCGCGGCGCGCGGCGCTCGGCGCGACGCTGCTGATCATCACCCACGATCCCGAACTGGCAGACCATTGCGACCGCGTCGTCGTGATGCACGACGGGCGGATCGAGGAACGAGCTGCATGA
- a CDS encoding arylesterase — protein MRTAGWRSFALYGFAIALCQPLAGCGSAEAPAAPAAGKENPAKAVPVLPADAPIVIAFGDSLYAGYQLGPREGLAPQLQAALAADGRMVRVQNAGVSGDTTAAGRQRLSYVLDNAKAKPALVLLGLGGNDMLRGIGPDQTRANLDAMLAELKRRGIPVLMTGMMAAPNLGSDYASKFNPIFPELAEKYGASLYPFILDNVVTDKSLMLGDNMHPNAKGVKIVAASLAPLVEQALPTPR, from the coding sequence ATGAGAACGGCCGGATGGCGCTCTTTCGCCCTATATGGTTTTGCAATCGCCCTTTGCCAACCGCTTGCCGGATGCGGCTCGGCGGAGGCCCCCGCGGCGCCCGCAGCGGGCAAGGAAAATCCGGCGAAGGCGGTGCCCGTGCTTCCCGCCGACGCACCGATCGTCATTGCCTTCGGCGATAGCCTCTACGCCGGCTACCAGCTTGGCCCCAGGGAAGGCCTCGCGCCGCAGCTTCAGGCGGCGCTCGCGGCGGACGGTCGCATGGTGCGCGTCCAGAACGCCGGGGTATCGGGCGATACCACCGCGGCGGGGCGGCAGCGGCTGTCCTATGTTCTCGACAATGCGAAGGCGAAACCCGCGCTCGTGCTGCTCGGCCTCGGCGGCAACGACATGCTGCGCGGCATCGGCCCCGATCAGACGCGCGCCAATCTCGACGCGATGCTTGCCGAGCTCAAGCGGCGCGGCATCCCCGTCCTGATGACCGGGATGATGGCGGCGCCCAATCTGGGCAGCGATTATGCGAGCAAGTTCAATCCGATATTTCCCGAACTTGCCGAAAAATATGGCGCGAGCCTCTATCCCTTCATCCTCGACAATGTCGTCACCGACAAATCGCTGATGCTCGGCGACAATATGCATCCCAATGCCAAGGGCGTGAAAATCGTCGCCGCATCGCTGGCGCCGCTCGTCGAACAGGCGCTGCCGACGCCGCGCTAA